The nucleotide sequence GCAAAATTTTCACCTAAAGCCATCATTACATTGGTATGATAAATAGGTACTTGCTTACCATCTACCTTTTGGTAAGCCTTGAAAATTACAGGCGTATACTCAAAATCTTCACAGAACTCAATAAATAGTTCCTCATCAGCGCGGGGCGAGAGCGCACAATAAGCCTTGCGATGCACGCGGTCGAGCACCATAGCCCCCGTACCTTCCAAGAAGATGTTTTCTTGCTCAGCATCAGTATAGTCATACACATTTTCGATGAGAAAACCTTCTTCCTCTACCTTGTCCAAAATATCCTCACGACGCTCACGACGCCGATTTTCAGCAAACATAGGGTAAATTGCTACGTTGCCATTTTGGTGAAAGGTAATCCAATTATTCGGAAATACCGAATCAGGAGTGTTTTGCTCGTAAATATCGTCTACGCCAATCACTTTTACTCCTACCTCACGTAGTTTATGCACAAAGGCATCAAACTCTTGTTGCGCTTGGCGATTGATTTCCTCGTTCTTCAAATCCATTTCCTCCTGGAAATAGTTGTTCACAACGGTTTCTTCGTTCATACGGAAGCGCACAGGGCGCACCATTAGTACAGTATTGGTAATTTG is from Capnocytophaga ochracea DSM 7271 and encodes:
- the ctlX gene encoding citrulline utilization hydrolase CtlX; its protein translation is MKKQITNTVLMVRPVRFRMNEETVVNNYFQEEMDLKNEEINRQAQQEFDAFVHKLREVGVKVIGVDDIYEQNTPDSVFPNNWITFHQNGNVAIYPMFAENRRRERREDILDKVEEEGFLIENVYDYTDAEQENIFLEGTGAMVLDRVHRKAYCALSPRADEELFIEFCEDFEYTPVIFKAYQKVDGKQVPIYHTNVMMALGENFAVVCLDTITDKSERKNLLHHLKEDKKEIISITPEQMCQYAGNMLQVQGKDSTYLVMSDTAYNALTPQQIQTIEKYTQILHSNLETIETCGGGSARCMLAEVFNPRN